The sequence ACCTGCGACGCGACAATCGCCGAGCCCTGGAAGTGCGAGATGTCGAAGCACTCCATGCGGCGCGGGAAGTTGCGCAGGCCCAGCCGCTGCTGGAGCCGAGACAGGACGCCGTCCGTCTCGTCCTTGGTGCGGCGGCGCTCCAGGAAGGCCTGCTCGGCGTTCTTCACCGCCATCTGCACCAGGTCATGCTTCTCGCCGCGCTTGGGCACCAGCATCCGGACGCGCTCACCCTTGCGCTCGGAGAGCAGCGCCTCCAGGCCCCCGGTGCCGTCGTCGGGCTCCAGCGGCAGCAGCACCTCCTCGGGCACGAAGCTGCCCTGGTCGTAGTAGAGGTTCACGAACGAGGCGAGCAGCTCCGCGTCGGGGAACTCCTGGCTGCCGAAGGGGAAGGCCTGCCCGCCGTTGAGGCGGCCCTGCCGCACCCAGAGGACATAGAACATGATGCGGTCCCCCTCGCGGTAGAGGGAGAACACGTCCTGGTCCTTGAAGTCGGTGGTGGCGACCTTCTGTCGCTCCAGGCTGCGCTCAATCGCGCCGAGCTGATCCCTCAGGCGCGCGGCCTCCTCGAACTTCAGCTCCCGCGCGGCGCTCTTCATGCGCAGGCGCAGGCCCTCCACCAGCTCGTTGGCCTTGCCCTCCAGGAACATCGTCACTTCGTCCACGCTGCGGCGGTAATCCTCCTCGGGGACGGGGTGCACGCACGGCGCGGGGCAGCGGCCAATCTGGAACAGCAGGCACGGCCGCTTGCGATTGGCCAGCACGTGGTCCGTGCAGGTGCGCAGGCGGAAGAAGCGGTTGATGATGCGCAGCGTCTCGCGGATGGCGCCCGCGCTGGAGTACGGGCCGAAGTAGCGCGCGCCGTCCTTCTCGTACTTCCGGACGACTTCGAGGCGCGGGTACGCCTGCGTCCTGTCCAGCCGCAAGGAGATGAACTGCTTGTCGTCCTTGAGCAGGACGTTGAAGCGCGGCTTGTGCTTCTTGATCAGCTCGTTCTCGAGGAGCAGCGCCTCCTTCTCGTTGTTGACGAGCACCGTCTCCAGGTCGCCCAGCAGCTGATCCAACAGCGACACGAAGACGCGCGTGTCCCCGGTGCGCGTGAAGTACGAGCGCACGCGGTTGCGCAGGTTGATCGCCTTGCCCACGTAGATGACCTGCCCCCGGCGGTCCTTCATCAGGTACACGCCGGGCTCGGTGGGCAGTGACTCGAGCTTCTCCTGGAGCTTGGCGTCCATTCGCGCGGTCTCCCCGGACTACCGGCGGCCCCGGGCCCCCGCGCCACCACCACCGCGCCCACGGCCCTTGCCACGTCCTCGCGCGGGCTCCTCGTCCGCCTTCTTCGCGGGCGCCTTCAGCAGCACGCGGGACGGCGGCTTCAGCCCCAGGTCCATGTCCTTGAGCAGCTGCACCCTGTCACGGTGCTCCGCCGCCTTCTCGAACTGCATCTCGTCCGCGGCGGCGAGCATGTCCTTGGTGAACTCCGCGATGAGCCGCTTGATCTCCTTCGGCTGGAGCAGGTCGTCCTCGCCCTCGGCGGCCATGGGCAGGGAGCCCGACCCTTCCGCGTCGTAGACGTGCTCGGACAGGTCGGTGATGTTGCTCTTGACGGAGCGCGGGGTGATGCCGTGCGCCTCGTTGTGCTTCCGCTGGATGTCGCGGCGGCGGGTCGTCTCGTCCAGCGCCTTCTTCATCGAGTCGGTGATGCTGTCCGCGTACATGATGACGCGGCCGTGCAGGTTGCGCGCCGCGCGGCCGATGGTCTGGGTGAGGGACACGTGGCTGCGCAGGAAGCCCTCCTTGTCCGCGTCGAGGATGGCCACCAGCGACACCTCGGGGATGTCCAGGCCCTCGCGCAGCAGGTTGATGCCCACCAGCACGTCGAACTCGCCCTTGCGCAAGTCCCGGATGATGGCCATGCGCTCAATCGCGTCGATGTCCGAGTGCAGGTAGCGCACGCGCACGCCCACGTCGGCGTAGTACTCGGTGAGGTCCTCCGCCATGCGCTTGGTGAGCGTCGTCACCAGGACGCG comes from Pyxidicoccus trucidator and encodes:
- the uvrC gene encoding excinuclease ABC subunit UvrC — encoded protein: MDAKLQEKLESLPTEPGVYLMKDRRGQVIYVGKAINLRNRVRSYFTRTGDTRVFVSLLDQLLGDLETVLVNNEKEALLLENELIKKHKPRFNVLLKDDKQFISLRLDRTQAYPRLEVVRKYEKDGARYFGPYSSAGAIRETLRIINRFFRLRTCTDHVLANRKRPCLLFQIGRCPAPCVHPVPEEDYRRSVDEVTMFLEGKANELVEGLRLRMKSAARELKFEEAARLRDQLGAIERSLERQKVATTDFKDQDVFSLYREGDRIMFYVLWVRQGRLNGGQAFPFGSQEFPDAELLASFVNLYYDQGSFVPEEVLLPLEPDDGTGGLEALLSERKGERVRMLVPKRGEKHDLVQMAVKNAEQAFLERRRTKDETDGVLSRLQQRLGLRNFPRRMECFDISHFQGSAIVASQVAVTDGDADKSRYRKYKIKTLEKQDDFASMYEVVTRRLKRGLEDNDLPDLLVIDGGKGQLASAHAAMKDLGVDTVDVVGLAKSRDLEVFDRDAESAKSPERIFVVGRKDPIVLQQNSAEMFMLTRMRDEAHRFAITFQKQVLRKSRVHSALEDIPGVGEARRKTLLRHFGSLKRVGEASIEELAEVVGPAVAERVHAGLHGHPEEDEEDPVRQASLDDASEPVNEKSQGGSPPGAA